A stretch of DNA from Phycisphaerales bacterium AB-hyl4:
AGTTTTCGCGAGCCAGCGGATGAGCCTCAGCAAGAAAGGCGGCTCGCACCCGCTCAACCCACGCCTGCCCGAGATACCGCGCGAGACTGCCCAGCAGGATCACGTCGAGGTGAAGCAGGTCCGCCAACAGCGCGCACGCCGCGCCCGTGGCTTCGCTGGTCATGTTGACGATCGAACACGCCGCTTCGTCCCCCGCCGCCGCCAGCGCCGCCACGTCGGACGGCGCGGGTGCCGCAGGCCAGCGGTCCGGGTAACGCCACGCCGCCAGCGCGCCCAAGGCCGAGGCCGCACAGTAGGCCTCGAAACAGCCGGCCTTGGCGGTAGGCGAGCCCGCGGCGCCATAGGCGATCGGCCCGCTCGGCCGATAGCGAACATGTCCGAAATCGCTCGGCCGACCGCCCGCCCCACGATAAATCAAACCGTCAAAGATCAGCCCGACACCAAACCCCGTGCCCGACGTCAGGTAGGCAAGCCGTTCCGCGCCGCGACCCGCCCCCCAGCGATACTCCGCAAGCGCACAAGCCGACCCATCATGCTCAACCCGCACCGGCAAACCAAACGCCTCCCTCAATCGCGCCGCCAGCGGCACCGCATCCCACCCCGGCAGGTTCGGCGGACCATGCACCACACCCCGCTCCGCGTCGAGCGGTCCGCCGATCGACACCCCTACACCCTGCACCCCCCCACACCGGGCAAGCAGCGACTGCCCCTGCCGAACCAGATCCGCCATCATCGCCTCGGGGCCGCGCTCCGCCCGCGACGGCCACTCGACGCGGTCGATCACCCGCCCATCCGAGCCGCCCACCACGGCCGCACATTTCGTACCCCCAATATCCAGCCCAAGACAGCTGTACGCTTCCATCACCACCACACCTCTTCCTTTCAAACACATCAGACCACGAATCAAACCTTGAACCGCCGGCCCGGCCACACCGGAAAGGAGCGTACATATATACAACTAACCACCTGCCGTCGACACGAACCAGAATATCAACAAGGACGTTATATCGCGTATAATGAATCCTACGCCGCTCACCCCTTGCAGATCCACCCGGCTCAGGTATAGTGCACATGTACAACGGCGACGCGTAAGCAGGATACCCCGAACCCCCTACGGCGACGCACTCGGCAGCACGAAGGAGAGCCGGTTGGGCACCTTACAGCAGAACATCGACGCTGCCGAAGCCATGCTCGTTTCGTTGCGAGGATTGGACGATCTTGTCGAGCGTGCCGCGAAGCTGATCAGCGACGCCCTGGCCGCCGGCCAGAAGTTGCTGGCCTGCGGCAATGGCGGCAGCGCCGCCGAGGCCGGTCACCTGACCACCGAACTCGTCAGCCGGTTTCGCCGTGATCGACGTCCATACCCCGCCATCTGCCTCAATGCACACGGCGGCGATCTGACCGCCATCGCAAACGACTACGCCTTCGATGATGTCTTCGCACGGCAGGTCGACGCCTTCGCCCAGCCAGGCGATGTCCTGGTCGCAATCACAACGTCCGGCCGCAGCACAAACGTTCAACGGGCCGTCGAATCGGCCAGCCGGCGCAACGTTCGCATCGTCACCCTGCTCGGCCGTGATGGCGGCACGCTGCGAAACGCCGCCGACGTCGAGTTGCTCGTCGACGCTTCCGACACTGCCCGAATTCAGGAAGGCCACCTCCTCCTGATTCATGCCATCTGCCAGTGCATCGAACAACGACTGGGACACGACGCATCGCCCGCGCGTTGAGCCTCGCCCGATCGCGACCGCGTCAACAATACGGCCGGGCCGTCTGCTTCCGGCGCATTCCAAGGAGCCGCCATGACTCATTTCCTCGCCTTCACCCTGCCGCTGTTGTTGATCGCCACACTGCTGCCCGCCGCGGCGCCCGATCCCCAGCCGAACGATTACTTCTGGGCCCATTCCGTTCAGTTGCCCGCCGAGACGAATCTGCGGACCTTCGACTTCACCGACGGCGCACGCGACGACATCACCTTCATGGAAGGCGTCGAAGACGTCACCTACGACGACGGCCGCATGCACTTCACCCTCGCGTCAGAGTCGGCGACCATCGGCTGGGGCAACTATCGCGGCCGACAAACCGTCGCCGAGATCGACAGCCTCTTTCAAGAGACGAACCACGTCAGCGTCATCGCCTCGCAGGACGACGCGCCGCCGACCGAGTGGCGGATGCACTACTGGGGCGACGGCCAACGCATCGAACTGCGAGGCACTGACTTCGGCGAAGACACACTCACCCCCGGCAACCAGCAAACCCTCACATTCCACACCGGCTCGGTGATCCCCGTGCCGGACGGCCTTGAGTTCGTCATCCGCGGCGAGCCCGGCACGCGCATCACCCTCCAGCAGATTGACGTTCAACAGGATGAACGCGAAGGCTACATCCGCAAGCAGTTCACCCTGCCGGAAGGCGAAATCTGGCGCGCTACCGCCGAAGTTGCCGGCCAGCCCCGGCATCGCTGGTCCCGCTCGGCCAAAGTCCTCAACCACCTCTACGTCAACGGCGAATACGTCGACCGCACCGGCGCCCTGCACATCGAACACACCCGCCCCGTCGACATCAAGCCCTTCCTCAAGCCCGGCCAGGCCAACGCCATCGGCATGTACGGCTATCGCATCAACAGCAGCCCGATGCTCTTCGTCCAGGCAACCATCATCATGACCACCGGCGAAGTCATCCGCGTCGGCACGGACGACTCATGGACCTACACCCGCACTGCCGACGACGCGTGGTCGACCGCCGACTACGACGACGCCGACTGGGAGCCTGTCTCCCTCGGCCGAGCGCCGAACGTGCACGTCCGGTCCAATGACCGCACATGGCTTCGCCCCTCATATGAGGGCTACCTGCATTTCAAAAATCCCGACGCCGCTCGCCTCACCTACAACAGCGACCGCGACGTGTCGTTCGAGGTCGTCGTACCCGAAGGCCTCGCAGAACGACAGCCAACGTTGACGTGGCATTTCGCGAGCACGGACAACGACGGCCAAAGCGTGCCGATCGCACAAGAGACCGTGAGCGATTTCACCCGTCGCGACGGCTCGCTCGTCTACACCTTCAACGTCGGCCAACACGACAAAGGCGTGTACACGCTCGCCGCCGACCTCACCGCCAACGACGGCGAAACCATCGAACGTCGCCCGCGCGAGCCCGTGCTCGTCATCGGCAAACTCGATCAACGGCCCATCGAAGACAACGACTGGTACGGGTCGCTCGATACCGAACTCGAAACCGAAATCGACTTCACCGACCTGACCACCGACCGCCCCTGGATCGCGGCCTACCCCGGCCGAACGCGCTCCGACCCGGCGATCGAAGTCACCGACCCGACCATCATCGAAGTCAACGGAAAGCGGTATCGCGAAACCGAGCCGTTGCGCGGCGCGTTTTTCAGCTATCGCCTGGAACGCTTCGAACACCCCGGCGACTTCTACCTCATCGAGATGACCTACCCCGATGACGTCCCCCGCCACGTCGAAGTCATGATCGGCACGAAACGCGACAGCGTCTGGACCAACGCCCGCTCCGGCGTCGGAGCCGAAACGGGCGGCAAGTTCTACCAGACCGGCGAAGAGCAGACGCTGCGCTGGATTCACGTGGCCGACCCCGGCGTGCACTCGATCGACGTGGTCAACGTCGAAGACGGCAAACGCGCCGCCGCCGGCACGCTTCGCATCCATCGCATCAGGGGCGATCTCCCCACCGCCCAGCCGGGCACGAACCGGGCCTACGGCATCTTCTCCGAACGCACCGCGCCAAACTCCGGCGTCGCGACCGGCTTCGGCGTCTACCGCGAGAACGAGGCGAACGACGTCTCGATCATGGCACGCACGATCCGAGATCTGCAATGGGCGCTCGAAACCGCCGCCCGCTACACGCAGTACCTCAACTACGTCGGCCAGAACACACACATCATGGGCGTCTACCAGTACCACGAAAACAACACGCCCTACGTGCGCCCTTACGAGATCGACACTGCCCGCGTGTCGCCTTCGCTGGAAACCGTGCTCGCCGAGACCTTCAACGCCAACGGCATCACGTTCCACGCCGGCGTCGAGTGGAGCCAGTTCGCCGACCTCGCCACGGTGGTCAACAATGCCCAGGTTGCCCAAGGCGCTGACACCATCTGGATGATCGACGCGCAGGGCAAGCAATACTACGGCAACGCGCTGTTCAGCATCGTTCCCAACTGGCTGCATCCCACCAATCAAGCTCAGTTTCAGGATTTCATGGCCGACCTCACCGGCAAGTATGCCCACCTCGAACACTTCAAGGGCCTGCACTTCTATACCTCCGTCGCACAGCGATGGGAGTACTACCCGCCCGGCTTCACCAACCGCGAAAACTTCGACAACCCGTTCCTGATGAGCTATGACGACATCACGTTCGAACAGTTCCAAGCAGAAACAGGCGTCGACCTCGGCATCGCTGACGACGCCCCCGACCGCTTCAGCCAGCGCGCCCGCGCCGTTCAACAGGATGACGTGAAGCAGACCTTCGTTGACTGGCGGGCGCGACAGTTCCACCAACTGCTCAAGGTCGGCCTGGAAGGCGTCCGCCAGCACGGCGATCATCTCGAATTGATCGGCATGGTCCCGCTGGAAGAGCCCGAGTTCCTTCGCATGTGGGCCGAGAGCGATCGCGACTTCAGCGATCTGCTCAAAGACTACGGCTACGACCTGAAGCGCATCAACCAGACCGACGGCCTTAAGCTCGGCATGAACGTCACAAGCTGGCGCGAAACATTCCCCGTCTTCGCCACGCAAGACCCTTACCGCTGGATCCCCCGCACCGCCGAGAACATCCACGAAGCCTTCGCCGACGGCGAGCCGCGCTACGTCATGGTGCGCAACAGTTGGGACGAAAACATCGCCACCACCGGCGGCGAAACCGTCATCGGCTTCTCCTGGCAGGGCCGACTCATCCGCGACGGCTGGATCTTCGACGCATTGAAAATACGCGCCCACCCGCAACCCTCGGGCTATCACGCGCGCGAAGCCTTCGCGCAGGTGCTCATCGCGAAAGACCCAAACCTCCTCATGGGCGCCTTCATCGACCTGGTGCTGAACGTCGGCTACGAGCAGGAGCTCGGCTCGATGCTCGCCAGCTTCACCCACCTGCCCGAGCAGCGGTTCGAGCCCGTGGCCGACACCGGCTTTGAAACCAACCTGGCCATCCGCCGACTCGAACACGATGGCAGGACATGGTTCTACGTCGTCAACCCGGGCTACTGGCACATCGACGCCACGCTGCACCTCGCCGACGCAGCCACCGCCGAGACAGTCGGCGCAAGTCCGCAATCGCTGCCACTGACCGACGCGGGCAACGGCCTGCATGAGCTAGCCATTCGGCTAGAGCCGTACGACCTGTTCGCCTTTGTCGTTGACGGCACTGGCGCGCAGGTCGACCGTTTCGACACGGGTGCGATCACCGATCACGAACGGGCCCACATGAGCGACATCGCCGATCGCGTACGCGAACTGTTGGGCGATTCAACCGTTCAGCAGGCCGTACCCAGCGATGACATGGAATACCTCGAGTCGACGTTGACTGAGATCAACACCGCCCTCGATGAGGGGAGTTACGCGCTCGCGTGGCATCGCATGACGCATTATCGCTTCTGGAGCCTGTGGAAGAACCTGCTCGAAAAGGCCGCGGACGGCATGGCCCTGCTGCCTGATCAATACCGCACCGCGCCGACGCCCGGCCCCGGCGAAGAACGGACCCTCACCGCCACGCGCATCGACCAGCCGATCAACGTCGACGGCAACCTCGACAAAGCCGTGTGGCAGCAAGGCGCCTTCGCCGCCGACTTCACCACCGCCGAGGGCTCGCCCGGCCTGGCCGAAGTGGGTGTGCAGGCGGCCTACGACGAGCAAAATATCTACCTCGCCTTCGTCGCCGCGGAGGTGAATGTCGACGACATCAAGGCCACCGCGACCTCGCCGCACGAGTTTTTCCCGGCCAAGGACGACGCCATCGTCATCTTCCTCCAACCTCAGGCCGGCGAACCGCTCTACTACCAACTCGGGTTCAACACCGAGGGGCTCCTGTTCCACCAACGCGTGCTCGGGGGCGATCGTGATTACACGCCGATCCCCGACTGGCACGCCAGCGTTCAAGTGCTCGACAACGTCTGGACCGCCGAGGTCGTGCTCCCGCGAGCGGTCTTCGGCATCGGGCCGGACGCCGACGTGCGGGTAAACTTCCATCGCGTGATGCGCGACGACATCGTCCCGCCCGCCTCCTGGTCGTCGACCAACCGCTGGCATAACCCGGACGACTTCGGCCATCTTGAACTTGAATAGCCAACGCGCCGGAACCGTCAACCACGATCATTCACTGCCAGGCAGCGAACTACTTTGCTCGGGTGCCATGTTTCGCCCCGCGGCCACGTGGGGGTTCTTCCGGGGGTCGCCGTAGGCGGCGAGGCTAAACGCATACGATGTGCACCACAGCCCGCTGCCACGTTCGACCCGCTCCGCGCCATAACGCGGTACAATACCTCCAGCAGTCGGCCACCCCGACATTCGCCCCTCCCCGGTTTGCAAGGAGCTTCCCATTCAACCGCTCGCCTCGCTTTACACGTTGGCGCAACAGACCGACCCTGTCACGATGGTGCTGATCGCCGTGTTGATCATCGCAGCACTGATCGCACTGGTCGTGCTGATGTTCGTCATTCAGTACTTCAACCTCTGGTTCCAGGCAGTGCTCTCCAAGGCCCCGGTGGGCTTTCTGGACATCATCGGCATGCGGTTTCGGCGGGTTGATGCGCGAACCATCGTGCTCTCGCGCATTCGCGCGCTGAAGGCCGGGCTCAATGTGACCACCAACCAGCTTGAGACGCACTACCTCGCCGGCGGCAATGTGCCCCGCGTGGTCAACGCGTTGATCGCCGCTGACCGTGCGAAGATTGAACTGCCGTGGGACACCGCGTGCGCCATCGACCTCGCCGGCCGCGACATTCTCGACGCCGTGCAAACCAGCGTGAACCCCAAGGTCATCGACTGCCCCAGCGCCAGCAGCGGCAAGACGACGATTGACGGCGTGGCGCAGGACGGCATTCAGATCAAGGCCCGCGCCCGCGTGACCGTGCGAGCCAACATCGCCCGTCTGATCGGTGGTGCGACGGAAGAAACCATCATCGCCCGCGTTGGTGAAGGCATCGTCACCACCAT
This window harbors:
- a CDS encoding SIS domain-containing protein; its protein translation is MGTLQQNIDAAEAMLVSLRGLDDLVERAAKLISDALAAGQKLLACGNGGSAAEAGHLTTELVSRFRRDRRPYPAICLNAHGGDLTAIANDYAFDDVFARQVDAFAQPGDVLVAITTSGRSTNVQRAVESASRRNVRIVTLLGRDGGTLRNAADVELLVDASDTARIQEGHLLLIHAICQCIEQRLGHDASPAR
- the floA gene encoding flotillin-like protein FloA (flotillin-like protein involved in membrane lipid rafts) codes for the protein MVLIAVLIIAALIALVVLMFVIQYFNLWFQAVLSKAPVGFLDIIGMRFRRVDARTIVLSRIRALKAGLNVTTNQLETHYLAGGNVPRVVNALIAADRAKIELPWDTACAIDLAGRDILDAVQTSVNPKVIDCPSASSGKTTIDGVAQDGIQIKARARVTVRANIARLIGGATEETIIARVGEGIVTTIGSAASHKAVLENPDGISKTVLDRGLDSGTAFEILSVDIADIDVGENIGAKIQGDQAEADKHRFQAEAEKRRAMAVAQEQEYSAQVQQNRALVVLAEAEVPKAMAEAFRQGNLGIMDYYRMRNIQSDTSMRDSIADDEGKQ
- a CDS encoding ROK family protein, translated to MEAYSCLGLDIGGTKCAAVVGGSDGRVIDRVEWPSRAERGPEAMMADLVRQGQSLLARCGGVQGVGVSIGGPLDAERGVVHGPPNLPGWDAVPLAARLREAFGLPVRVEHDGSACALAEYRWGAGRGAERLAYLTSGTGFGVGLIFDGLIYRGAGGRPSDFGHVRYRPSGPIAYGAAGSPTAKAGCFEAYCAASALGALAAWRYPDRWPAAPAPSDVAALAAAGDEAACSIVNMTSEATGAACALLADLLHLDVILLGSLARYLGQAWVERVRAAFLAEAHPLARENCRIDAAGLGNRLQDCSALAVACIALE